One region of Armigeres subalbatus isolate Guangzhou_Male chromosome 3, GZ_Asu_2, whole genome shotgun sequence genomic DNA includes:
- the LOC134226577 gene encoding protein krueppel-like, with protein MALSLLQESQATQGLSVVHSSLQRMKIEEERSMSVSPPLTGQQHPQHHLNMNVNHSPTLFGNYPPSSPAALGMLAPQLHTAAALMAGFPMSLRAHLASGLFGPHPALFGAWAPPTPNSNNSSPPPPQSPISPASSHKSSKSLKLTTNNNHIVSTTSEILPQQKKLTKRKPLSVKSDAALLQSPNHSMPLDIPEMVSPGPISPPTSGSSPQSNGSVDLPQTITTSSRDPSRDKVFTCKICNRSFGYKHVLQNHERTHTGEKPFQCPECQKRFTRDHHLKTHMRLHTGEKPYSCTHCDRQFVQVANLRRHLRVHTGEKPYECEMCQQKFSDSNQLKAHMLSHNGERPFHCDKCNASYRRKHHWYHHKCSVTTSPPTPAISPTMSLSGHKSGCSEISDISMELKSSMLLHQKFSGLGLPLDFSSTEPRLHHPAGGAIDLRSNPVQISHVKSNLPEQTEPEDLSMHSPRSPVTLEELEELDDAASLYLKQRQQKLALAAAAAAAVASQRHGMES; from the exons ATGGCATTATCGCTTCTGCAGGAATCGCAAGCAACTCAAG GATTATCCGTCGTCCACAGTAGCCTCCAGAGAATGAAAATCGAAGAGGAGCGCAGTATGTCCGTGTCACCGCCGTTGACCGGTCAGCAACATCCGCAGCACCACCTGAACATGAACGTGAACCACAGCCCTACCCTTTTCGGCAACTACCCGCCATCCTCACCGGCAGCGCTGGGAATGTTGGCGCCACAACTCCACACGGCTGCCGCTCTGATGGCCGGATTCCCGATGTCCCTACGGGCTCACCTGGCTTCCGGATTGTTCGGTCCCCATCCGGCGCTGTTCGGAGCATGGGCACCTCCCACCCCCAATAGCAACAACAGTAGTCCACCTCCGCCACAAAGCCCCATCTCGCCGGCATCCAGCCACAAGAGCTCCAAATCTCTCAAGCTGACCACCAACAACAATCACATCGTATCAACCACCTCGGAGATTCTACCTCAACAGAAGAAGCTAACCAAACGAAAACCACTTTCCGTAAAGTCGGACGCCGCCCTTCTCCAATCCCCGAACCATTCCATGCCGTTGGACATTCCGGAAATGGTTAGTCCGGGTCCCATCTCACCACCTACCTCAGGCTCCTCGCCACAATCCAACGGAAGCGTCGATCTTCCGCAAACAATCACTACCTCCAGCAGGGATCCCTCGCGCGACAAGGTCTTCACCTGCAAGATCTGCAACCGCTCGTTTGGCTACAAACACGTCCTGCAGAACCACGAGCGGACCCACACCGGCGAGAAACCCTTCCAATGCCCGGAATGCCAAAAGCGCTTCACTCGGGACCACCACCTCAAAACTCATATGCGATTACACACCGGCGAGAAGCCCTACTCCTGCACCCACTGCGATCGTCAATTCGTCCAGGTCGCGAACCTACGGCGGCATCTTCGAGTGCACACCGGCGAAAAACCATACGAGTGCGAAATGTGCCAGCAGAAGTTCAGCGACTCGAACCAACTCAAAGCCCACATGCTCAGCCACAACGGCGAGCGTCCGTTCCACTGTGATAAATGCAACGCCAGCTACCGCCGCAAACACCACTGGTACCATCATAAGTGCAGCGTCACCACGAGCCCACCGACACCCGCCATCAGCCCCACCATGTCCCTCTCCGGACACAAGTCCGGTTGCTCGGAAATTTCCGACATCTCCATGGAACTCAAGTCCTCAATGCTCCTGCACCAAAAATTCTCCGGACTCGGCCTCCCGTTGGACTTCAGTTCCACCGAGCCCCGGCTGCACCATCCCGCCGGCGGAGCAATCGACCTCCGTTCCAATCCCGTTCAAATCAGTCACGTCAAGTCCAACCTCCCGGAGCAAACGGAACCGGAAGACCTCAGCATGCATTCGCCCCGCTCGCCCGtaaccctggaggaactcgaagAGCTGGACGATGCCGCATCCCTGTACCTGAAGCAGCGCCAACAGAAGCTCGCACTGGCAGCGGCCGCCGCTGCTGCCGTCGCCAGCCAACGCCACGGTATGGAATCCTAA